The proteins below come from a single Gimesia alba genomic window:
- a CDS encoding redoxin family protein, whose amino-acid sequence MLGTCNQWFWSLKQYRTALILFLVLGVIPANSVFSQTTAAEANQLALAPDEAKPKTANLDEGKSQPDRPPEVKILSTIEDGGGYGQELHRVTITGIARNAAGDPIKDADIYISNYAMITPGDFERLRGHTKSDEFGFFEFKDIQLIVARQRPNPIPKPAEGKFIVFGTQKGYGFTWHESRVYRPDTRPQGTENGDRNEQVTARAFYLNEPIVVDLIFERPAKLKGRITDKQGQPLANAKVQLGLVDNLRNRNRWGSWSCRFLGNENHPVDEPIPFDGILTLPAEFRETRTDKNGEYEFTQLRRDTSYLSNIDPGPTFDPWQFRLATTTKNKARRDMIAVGYEGELNHEFESPRRVSVHVLQEKSNQPVANVQLTAHPVGQIRRAGIQARSDSQGNANLQLLPGEYRLIAEPAPDQPFYFQSEQFIISDQSEAVQHTVKLRPAAIVILKAVNAETGEPIPGVRFNYETHDSSEQLPVSTQSVFVDYPATNAAGEIQAFMVPGMRRFVVTEPLALAQADGSRGERVKLTAGELTEVVFELAQPQFLPSHLADQDPKPNPNSIYPTDLQLKWHKQSELLRHSHLRVNMDMILVSRQPVDTDALLKDLRSLDPYQLPDVDQLLKKYQVENPFRSRTILTSSGKLRSEMRYSQAEKRQFDWEDNSRLPDSATFTDQWDTLNYSTANNQASVYRRGGNGGFLHIASPDEFSDWPSLPTRRPSSSKSKKPEVNIRQAGQRTIYEGQTEKYSHRRVIDRETGFIFENFAEYSKYGVQRVSLFFAPQTHANGLILPRLYISWNLRKDKLSLLKIYEIKQVEVFKQLPADAFAIPLPSGAMIVDSRHIPARASRTGPVRPFQTTMRGPISDFAAYLQRHPRHSHQVEQKIHYGRRAPEIKPAKWVTSKGESEHPDLKGKVVLIEFWGTRCGPCIGQLPEVRTAARYYADQPFVLIGMHDSHISVSNLQKFAKKENLEYQLAIDRPATKKGWFGQTMQNFGIRGIPQAAVIDQQGKVAFVGDFKEALRTVDRLLKPAPEK is encoded by the coding sequence ATGCTCGGTACGTGCAATCAGTGGTTCTGGTCTTTGAAACAATATCGCACAGCTCTGATTCTGTTTCTTGTGCTCGGCGTTATTCCAGCGAACTCGGTATTTTCCCAGACGACTGCCGCGGAAGCGAATCAACTCGCTCTCGCGCCGGACGAAGCAAAGCCAAAGACAGCAAACCTGGACGAAGGAAAGTCTCAACCAGACCGCCCGCCCGAAGTCAAAATCCTGAGTACTATCGAAGACGGCGGCGGTTATGGACAAGAGTTGCACCGTGTGACGATTACCGGCATCGCCCGCAACGCGGCCGGCGATCCGATCAAAGACGCCGACATTTACATTTCCAATTATGCCATGATCACGCCGGGCGATTTCGAACGGCTGCGCGGCCATACGAAGAGCGACGAATTTGGTTTTTTTGAATTCAAGGACATTCAACTCATCGTCGCACGCCAAAGGCCCAACCCCATCCCTAAGCCAGCGGAAGGAAAATTTATTGTTTTCGGAACCCAAAAGGGCTACGGATTCACCTGGCATGAAAGCCGCGTGTATCGTCCCGACACACGACCACAAGGCACTGAGAACGGCGACAGAAATGAACAAGTCACTGCGCGGGCTTTCTATCTGAATGAACCGATCGTCGTCGATCTGATCTTCGAACGCCCAGCCAAACTCAAAGGTCGTATCACCGACAAACAGGGACAGCCCCTGGCTAATGCGAAAGTGCAACTTGGTCTGGTTGACAATCTGCGCAATCGGAACCGGTGGGGATCCTGGTCCTGTCGTTTTCTGGGAAATGAGAACCATCCCGTTGACGAGCCCATTCCTTTTGATGGAATTCTCACACTGCCCGCGGAATTCCGTGAAACACGGACCGACAAAAATGGCGAATACGAATTCACGCAACTCCGTCGTGATACCAGCTATCTGTCCAATATCGATCCCGGCCCCACGTTTGATCCCTGGCAATTCAGACTGGCCACAACCACAAAAAACAAAGCCCGGAGAGACATGATCGCCGTCGGCTATGAGGGAGAACTCAATCACGAGTTTGAATCGCCCCGCAGAGTGTCAGTGCATGTACTCCAGGAAAAATCAAACCAGCCCGTCGCGAATGTGCAACTCACCGCCCACCCGGTAGGACAGATTCGCCGCGCCGGCATACAGGCGCGTTCGGACAGTCAGGGAAATGCGAATTTGCAACTACTGCCCGGCGAATATAGGTTAATTGCCGAGCCGGCCCCCGATCAGCCGTTTTACTTTCAGAGTGAGCAATTCATTATCTCAGATCAATCGGAGGCAGTTCAACATACGGTCAAACTGAGACCAGCGGCGATTGTCATTTTGAAAGCGGTGAATGCAGAAACAGGCGAACCGATTCCCGGCGTGCGTTTCAACTATGAAACGCATGACTCCAGCGAGCAACTGCCGGTCTCGACTCAGTCGGTGTTTGTGGATTACCCGGCCACCAACGCAGCAGGAGAGATCCAGGCATTCATGGTGCCTGGCATGCGCCGGTTTGTGGTGACGGAACCGCTCGCACTGGCGCAGGCAGACGGCAGTCGAGGCGAACGCGTCAAACTCACCGCAGGCGAATTGACGGAAGTCGTATTTGAACTGGCGCAGCCCCAGTTTCTCCCTTCGCATCTTGCCGACCAGGATCCTAAACCAAATCCGAATTCGATCTATCCTACAGATCTGCAACTCAAATGGCACAAGCAGTCAGAGCTACTCCGCCACTCTCACCTGCGCGTGAACATGGATATGATTCTAGTTTCGCGGCAGCCGGTTGATACAGATGCGCTGCTAAAAGACTTAAGATCCCTCGATCCTTATCAACTGCCGGATGTTGATCAACTACTCAAAAAATATCAGGTAGAGAACCCTTTTCGAAGCAGGACAATTCTGACCTCTTCCGGTAAGCTGCGCAGTGAAATGCGTTATAGTCAAGCGGAGAAGCGTCAATTTGATTGGGAAGATAATTCGCGACTCCCCGACTCAGCCACATTCACTGACCAGTGGGATACGCTTAACTACAGTACCGCCAACAACCAGGCCTCCGTGTATCGGAGAGGTGGAAACGGAGGGTTTCTGCATATTGCTTCACCGGACGAATTCAGTGACTGGCCTTCCCTGCCCACCCGGCGTCCCTCTTCTTCCAAAAGCAAGAAGCCAGAAGTCAATATTCGCCAGGCAGGACAACGAACCATCTATGAGGGACAGACTGAAAAGTATTCCCATCGACGTGTGATTGACCGGGAAACCGGTTTTATCTTTGAAAATTTTGCCGAATATTCTAAATATGGAGTCCAACGAGTCTCTCTGTTTTTCGCCCCGCAAACACACGCAAACGGCCTGATCCTGCCTAGGCTCTATATCAGTTGGAATCTCAGAAAAGACAAATTAAGTCTGCTGAAAATATACGAGATCAAACAAGTCGAAGTCTTCAAGCAACTACCCGCGGATGCGTTTGCCATTCCGTTGCCATCGGGTGCCATGATTGTCGACTCCCGCCACATTCCAGCGCGTGCTTCCCGAACGGGCCCCGTCCGTCCCTTCCAAACTACAATGCGTGGCCCGATCAGCGATTTTGCCGCGTATCTGCAACGTCATCCCCGCCACAGCCATCAAGTAGAGCAAAAAATTCACTACGGCAGACGGGCTCCCGAGATCAAACCCGCCAAATGGGTCACGAGCAAAGGGGAATCGGAACATCCGGATTTGAAGGGCAAAGTCGTGCTCATCGAATTCTGGGGCACTCGGTGCGGTCCCTGCATCGGACAACTCCCCGAAGTCAGGACCGCAGCCCGCTATTATGCCGACCAACCGTTTGTATTGATCGGCATGCACGACAGTCATATCAGCGTCTCAAATTTGCAGAAATTTGCGAAGAAGGAGAACCTGGAATATCAACTCGCGATCGACCGGCCTGCGACCAAGAAAGGCTGGTTTGGTCAGACCATGCAGAACTTCGGCATCCGCGGCATTCCCCAGGCAGCCGTCATCGATCAACAGGGAAAAGTCGCCTTTGTCGGTGACTTCAAAGAAGCATTACGCACCGTCGATCGCTTGCTGAAACCAGCGCCTGAAAAATAG
- a CDS encoding sigma factor: MNELPPQPASEPADQQEFLRVFLANEREIQRYVAALIPARADAQEIVQQTAILLWEKFDKYDRSRPFAPWACRFALNVSRQWPARRAMRSSTRRASHWSHSM, encoded by the coding sequence ATGAATGAACTGCCCCCACAGCCAGCCTCGGAACCTGCGGATCAGCAGGAATTCTTGCGGGTTTTTCTTGCCAACGAGCGGGAGATCCAGAGGTATGTGGCTGCGCTCATTCCGGCGCGGGCCGATGCGCAGGAGATTGTGCAGCAGACGGCGATTTTACTTTGGGAAAAGTTCGACAAGTACGATCGGTCTCGACCGTTTGCACCGTGGGCCTGTCGGTTTGCTTTGAATGTGTCCCGGCAGTGGCCTGCGCGGCGTGCCATGCGAAGCTCGACCCGCCGGGCTTCGCACTGGAGTCATTCGATGTGA
- the mgtE gene encoding magnesium transporter, with the protein MNEPAETTENLEVEQPDSWEQLEQIVAAKDSEAARSYLKELPPGEDARIMAQLTETEQQEFIALLNDEDAAHLMESLPELQAGQLLSALPPEKAALIFDEMHSDEQVDLLDQLTEAQSEAIIEQMDPEEAENVRFLAQYDSQSAGGLMITELLSFEESQTVDDVVTELRQNAEEYATYNVQYIYVINAEEQLVGVLRLRDLLMAPPGRRLNKMMIANPTSVPDSTSLQDLQHFFDSHHLFGLPVIDADQKLVGVVRREDVEQAGEEQAGRTFLRFAGIMGGEELRSLPLKIRSARRLSWLSINIVLNIVAASIIAMYEETLETVIALAVFLPIVSDMSGCSGNQSIAVSTRELVLGVIRPRDWFHVFRKELGLGLVNGITLGILLGGVAYLWKGNPYLGLVIGGALGLNTLMAVCLGALIPLILKGFKLDPALASGPILTTLTDMCGFFLVLSFAQALLPWLT; encoded by the coding sequence ATGAACGAACCAGCTGAGACCACGGAAAACCTCGAGGTAGAACAACCCGACTCCTGGGAACAGCTGGAACAGATCGTCGCTGCAAAAGACAGTGAAGCAGCCCGAAGCTATCTGAAAGAACTCCCACCGGGCGAAGATGCGCGCATCATGGCGCAATTGACGGAAACCGAACAGCAGGAATTCATCGCATTACTCAATGATGAAGACGCGGCCCACTTGATGGAATCGCTGCCGGAACTGCAGGCCGGTCAATTGCTCTCCGCGCTGCCGCCAGAAAAAGCCGCACTCATCTTCGATGAAATGCACAGCGACGAACAGGTCGACCTGCTCGACCAGCTTACAGAAGCACAGTCCGAAGCGATCATCGAACAGATGGACCCGGAGGAGGCCGAGAATGTTCGTTTCCTCGCACAGTATGACAGCCAGTCGGCCGGCGGATTGATGATTACGGAACTGCTCTCGTTTGAAGAATCACAGACCGTGGACGACGTGGTCACCGAATTGCGTCAGAACGCGGAAGAATACGCGACCTACAACGTCCAATACATCTACGTCATCAACGCGGAAGAACAACTGGTGGGCGTGCTCCGTCTGCGCGACCTGTTGATGGCACCGCCCGGGCGGCGACTGAATAAGATGATGATCGCCAACCCCACCAGCGTGCCCGATTCCACCTCCCTGCAGGACTTACAGCACTTCTTCGATTCCCATCACCTGTTTGGCCTGCCTGTCATCGACGCAGACCAGAAACTGGTGGGCGTCGTCCGGCGAGAAGACGTCGAACAAGCGGGCGAAGAACAGGCGGGACGAACGTTTCTGCGTTTCGCCGGGATTATGGGCGGGGAAGAGCTCCGCAGCCTGCCACTTAAAATCCGCAGTGCGAGAAGACTGTCATGGCTCAGTATTAATATTGTATTGAATATCGTCGCCGCCAGTATCATCGCCATGTATGAGGAAACTCTGGAAACGGTGATCGCACTGGCCGTCTTTCTCCCCATCGTCTCCGATATGAGCGGCTGTAGTGGTAATCAGTCGATCGCCGTCAGTACCCGCGAACTCGTGCTCGGCGTGATTCGTCCCCGCGACTGGTTTCACGTCTTCCGTAAAGAACTCGGACTCGGTCTCGTCAATGGAATCACCCTTGGGATTCTCCTGGGTGGCGTCGCCTATCTCTGGAAAGGGAACCCTTACCTCGGTCTGGTCATCGGCGGTGCACTCGGCCTGAATACGCTGATGGCTGTCTGCCTGGGTGCGTTGATCCCCCTGATTCTGAAAGGCTTCAAGCTTGATCCCGCACTCGCTTCCGGCCCGATCCTGACGACACTCACCGACATGTGCGGCTTCTTCCTGGTCCTCTCCTTCGCCCAGGCACTCTTGCCCTGGTTAACATGA
- a CDS encoding DUF1588 domain-containing protein: MACAACHAKLDPPGFALESFDVIGGQRSRYRSIGAGDRAPRGSTTPSEVSAWIDPTKTSLEALIEALTQKNVPLP, from the coding sequence GTGGCCTGCGCGGCGTGCCATGCGAAGCTCGACCCGCCGGGCTTCGCACTGGAGTCATTCGATGTGATCGGCGGCCAACGCTCGCGATACCGCTCTATTGGTGCAGGCGATCGGGCGCCGCGAGGCAGCACGACCCCGAGTGAGGTGTCGGCATGGATCGATCCCACCAAAACCAGTCTCGAAGCACTGATAGAGGCCCTGACCCAGAAAAATGTACCTCTCCCTTAA
- a CDS encoding DUF1552 domain-containing protein, whose protein sequence is MTAFPQEPMSRRHMLKGLGVCLSLPLLDAMIPSAYARPSTFKAWTQSAGKHPRMICCYVPNGVNILEWVPETSGKSYSLSPTLSALKEHQRDFSVVSGVGHLASKGGHSGADTWLTGADLSAVPGSDYANTVSADQIVAEHHGKQTRFPSLQISDASGTGSAGHSHTLSFDRSGTPMPAENSAQRLFERLFVPDTKAGKQATLKRYAERKSILDSVLSDANALNQKLGKKDQQKLDEYFNSVRETEQRVTRLESWIDVPKPKVDPVGLQLNSQSGNAHDRPMWIDVMLEISYLAFATDTTRVITFEWSREAGGYGGGGENHHELSHHGGDAGMLSKLAVIDRFHLSKLARFMTLLKSTREAGGSMLDQTIVLYGSGMNSGKGGEHSPKNLPTLIAGGQQLGLKQGQHLAFDVEKHPPLSNLLLSMIQAMGVETDRFQDSTSTLTGLV, encoded by the coding sequence ATGACTGCATTTCCACAAGAGCCCATGTCGCGGCGGCATATGCTGAAAGGGCTGGGGGTCTGCTTAAGCCTGCCGCTGTTAGATGCGATGATTCCCTCTGCGTATGCCCGGCCTTCCACATTCAAGGCCTGGACGCAGTCGGCGGGAAAACATCCGCGGATGATCTGCTGTTATGTGCCGAACGGCGTGAATATTCTGGAGTGGGTGCCTGAGACCTCGGGCAAGTCGTATTCACTTTCGCCGACTTTGTCCGCACTCAAGGAACATCAACGTGATTTCAGCGTGGTTTCCGGAGTCGGTCATCTCGCGTCAAAAGGGGGACACTCGGGCGCGGATACGTGGCTGACTGGCGCCGATCTATCGGCGGTGCCCGGCAGCGATTATGCAAATACGGTTTCGGCCGATCAGATTGTCGCCGAACATCATGGGAAACAGACGCGGTTTCCTTCGCTACAAATTTCCGATGCATCGGGCACGGGCAGCGCGGGGCACAGCCATACGCTGTCATTTGATCGCAGTGGCACGCCGATGCCGGCCGAGAACTCAGCGCAGCGTCTGTTTGAACGACTATTTGTACCAGATACCAAAGCGGGCAAACAGGCGACGCTCAAACGGTACGCCGAGCGGAAATCGATTCTGGACAGTGTGCTCTCGGATGCGAATGCGCTCAATCAAAAACTAGGAAAGAAAGACCAGCAGAAACTGGATGAGTATTTCAACTCGGTCAGAGAAACTGAGCAGCGGGTGACGCGTCTAGAATCCTGGATCGATGTACCCAAGCCCAAGGTCGATCCTGTCGGATTGCAGCTCAACAGTCAATCGGGCAATGCGCATGACCGGCCCATGTGGATCGATGTGATGCTCGAAATTTCCTATCTCGCTTTTGCGACCGATACCACACGCGTGATCACATTTGAATGGTCGCGGGAAGCGGGCGGCTATGGTGGGGGCGGGGAGAATCATCATGAGCTGTCACACCACGGTGGCGATGCAGGGATGTTAAGCAAACTGGCGGTGATTGATCGTTTTCATCTGTCGAAGCTGGCGCGATTCATGACGCTGCTCAAATCGACGCGCGAAGCGGGCGGCAGTATGCTGGACCAGACGATAGTCCTGTATGGTTCCGGGATGAATTCAGGCAAAGGGGGCGAGCACTCTCCCAAGAATTTGCCAACATTGATTGCCGGCGGTCAGCAGTTGGGACTCAAACAGGGGCAGCATCTGGCCTTTGATGTCGAGAAGCATCCGCCGCTGAGTAATCTGTTGCTGTCGATGATTCAGGCGATGGGCGTCGAAACGGACCGTTTCCAGGATTCCACGTCGACGTTGACCGGGTTGGTCTGA
- a CDS encoding pentapeptide repeat-containing protein, whose product MANPEHVKIVKQGAGAIEKWRSENPDVQLDLGGADLKLSEYHEAFLANADLTGVTLSDTDVSVDFLYGNDGVVRELKNKVDSHLVRNERSKKRVRIFFGFLNWSVTKLLGSDLVKAGSAFKNNVESWQSNRREQFPASEGIELAIAAFIRFVRVGFVSLLIALIPISFQIFQTFLMNNQNRLISDQNQYFRDQNDKIQKQLDDQSDEDKRANRNRLIAILYEEYDVTNYETKFAEPPLQNKLLTDSGYKTIGRSGIPKANLRSRQEAVIEFIRLELEAKRELDLSYALLQGLDLSRSRLQKAGLELSLCNANLSGAHLVDAKFVGTQLENTNLRKAIMYKARLDGAILVNADLTEADLSGAYLNYANFTKASLIGATLRYAVLGSSTYHLADLEGADLSGANMYDANLNGVIVSKVLNEEGKFYKGTLDLVEKPKLEIPIRYYTRSDLTQQGENWIESLSELQPPVEGFDFNSWMIEKTTDSLNQQIYVLRGSIEAKKPNLEN is encoded by the coding sequence GTGGCGAATCCTGAGCATGTTAAAATCGTTAAGCAAGGGGCAGGGGCCATAGAGAAATGGCGGTCTGAGAATCCGGATGTGCAGTTGGATTTGGGTGGTGCCGATTTGAAGTTATCTGAATATCATGAAGCCTTTTTGGCCAATGCGGACCTAACTGGAGTCACACTTTCAGACACTGATGTTTCAGTTGATTTCTTGTACGGAAATGATGGTGTTGTACGAGAATTAAAGAACAAAGTTGATTCTCATTTAGTTCGAAATGAACGGTCAAAAAAAAGAGTAAGGATTTTCTTTGGTTTTTTGAACTGGTCTGTTACGAAACTACTTGGTTCAGACTTAGTCAAAGCTGGATCTGCATTTAAAAATAATGTTGAATCGTGGCAATCTAATCGACGTGAGCAATTTCCTGCTTCAGAGGGGATAGAACTTGCTATAGCTGCATTCATACGCTTTGTACGAGTTGGTTTTGTCTCTTTACTTATAGCTCTGATCCCAATTTCATTTCAGATTTTTCAGACATTCTTAATGAATAATCAAAATCGCTTAATTAGTGATCAGAATCAATATTTTCGCGACCAAAATGATAAGATACAAAAACAACTAGATGATCAATCGGATGAAGATAAGAGAGCTAATAGAAATCGACTGATAGCAATTCTTTATGAAGAGTATGATGTAACAAACTATGAAACAAAGTTTGCTGAACCACCGCTTCAGAATAAATTGCTGACGGACTCTGGCTATAAAACAATTGGGAGGTCAGGTATTCCAAAGGCAAATTTACGATCTCGGCAAGAAGCCGTCATTGAGTTTATTCGATTAGAGCTAGAGGCTAAACGAGAATTAGATTTAAGCTATGCTCTGCTCCAAGGACTTGACTTAAGTAGAAGCAGATTGCAAAAAGCTGGCTTAGAATTGAGTTTATGTAACGCAAATTTATCAGGTGCGCATTTGGTTGATGCAAAGTTTGTTGGAACTCAATTAGAGAATACGAATCTGAGAAAGGCAATCATGTATAAAGCTAGATTGGATGGTGCCATTCTGGTCAATGCCGACTTAACCGAAGCCGATCTATCAGGTGCATATTTAAACTATGCTAATTTTACTAAGGCATCACTTATAGGTGCTACTCTTAGGTATGCTGTTTTGGGAAGTTCAACATATCATCTCGCTGACTTGGAAGGAGCCGATCTGTCGGGAGCAAATATGTACGATGCAAATTTGAATGGAGTAATAGTAAGTAAGGTTCTCAATGAGGAAGGGAAATTTTATAAAGGTACGCTTGATTTAGTTGAAAAGCCCAAACTGGAAATTCCAATAAGATATTACACACGTTCAGATTTGACACAGCAAGGTGAAAACTGGATAGAATCCCTCAGTGAACTACAACCACCAGTAGAAGGATTCGATTTCAATTCCTGGATGATTGAAAAAACAACTGATTCGCTTAATCAGCAGATCTATGTGTTAAGAGGTTCCATTGAAGCAAAAAAGCCCAACCTAGAAAACTAG